The following coding sequences are from one Prochlorococcus marinus CUG1438 window:
- a CDS encoding sugar kinase — protein sequence MPDNFYGGLDFGTSGARISIINLHKELVYSNSVPYSYSFKNPNSWINSCENLLVNLPIELKINLNKLAISGTSGTLTASNLKGEPIGEAIPYDQACNEHKKLLESLTSGEDHLRTPYSSLAKALKLVDKYGTNILLRHQSDWITGWFLKDWTHGEEGNNLKLGWDLIKESWPESFLDTSWQKCLPQIIKSGKIIGQVDLNLAERFNLNKKLILISGTTDSNASLIAAGLRKEDGLTVLGTTIVVKKIIDNPIKKQGITNHRLNGNWICGGASNAGCGILSQFFSDLEIKELSRQINPLKNTSLNLLPLNSKGERFPVNNSNLEPILGPRPVSDSLYLHALFEGLAEIELKGWEKLGELTGSLPKKIITIGGGSKNPQWRKIREKIINIPIFSCNKTTSFGSALLAINSK from the coding sequence ATGCCTGATAACTTTTATGGAGGGTTAGATTTTGGAACCAGTGGTGCAAGAATATCAATAATTAATCTTCATAAGGAATTAGTATATTCAAATTCAGTGCCTTATTCATACAGCTTTAAAAATCCAAATTCATGGATCAATTCTTGTGAAAATCTCTTAGTTAATTTACCTATTGAGTTAAAAATTAACCTTAATAAATTGGCTATCTCCGGCACCTCTGGAACTTTAACAGCATCAAATTTGAAAGGAGAGCCGATAGGAGAAGCAATACCTTATGACCAAGCGTGTAATGAACATAAGAAGCTTCTTGAATCACTAACTTCCGGAGAAGATCACCTGCGAACTCCATACAGTAGTCTTGCGAAAGCATTAAAACTAGTCGATAAATATGGGACAAATATACTTTTACGTCATCAATCTGATTGGATTACTGGTTGGTTTTTAAAAGATTGGACTCATGGAGAAGAAGGTAATAATCTAAAACTTGGTTGGGATCTAATAAAAGAATCATGGCCAGAAAGCTTTCTTGATACTTCATGGCAAAAATGCCTGCCTCAAATTATAAAAAGTGGGAAAATTATTGGACAAGTGGATCTTAATTTGGCAGAGAGATTTAACTTGAATAAGAAATTAATATTAATCTCAGGCACCACTGACTCTAATGCAAGTTTAATAGCTGCAGGGTTAAGGAAAGAAGATGGTCTTACAGTTTTAGGAACAACTATTGTAGTCAAGAAAATTATTGATAACCCTATAAAAAAACAAGGAATTACAAACCATAGATTAAACGGCAATTGGATATGTGGAGGAGCATCAAACGCAGGCTGTGGTATCTTGTCTCAGTTCTTCTCTGATTTAGAAATAAAGGAGCTCAGTCGACAAATAAATCCATTGAAAAACACTTCTTTAAATCTTTTGCCTCTTAATAGTAAAGGAGAGAGATTCCCTGTTAATAATTCTAATTTAGAGCCGATACTAGGTCCAAGGCCAGTAAGCGACTCACTTTATTTACACGCATTATTTGAGGGGCTTGCTGAGATCGAATTAAAAGGATGGGAAAAGCTAGGCGAACTAACAGGTTCACTTCCAAAAAAAATTATTACTATTGGTGGAGGTTCAAAAAATCCACAGTGGAGAAAAATAAGAGAAAAAATTATCAATATACCAATATTTTCATGCAATAAAACCACTTCTTTTGGTTCTGCCTTATTAGCGATTAATTCAAAATAA